In one Flavobacteriales bacterium genomic region, the following are encoded:
- a CDS encoding tail fiber domain-containing protein, with product MLNGTTNPASAVGSNGDFYLNTTTSTLFGPKAAGAWPAGVALIGPVGPQGPAGPAGSSNAWGITGNTGMVLGTNFIGNTDNAQLEFRVNNERGGFVTPSGTSTSFGHRALMANSGSNNTAVGKNTLMANTTSSGNTAMGAFAQEGNITGANNTALGSNALRSNVDGFSNVAVGAGAMRNAVARWNCVAVGDSALLNNGIGATYDPIDGPAEAVEQTAVGSKALYANTTGTRNVAVGFEALRNNVSGDANVAVGRNALRLNTSGGSNTGIGINALSSVATQSGNTALGSYAGSGLTMTNSSYVGNNAYPTVAGLSNATGLGYQARPTASNSARVGNTAVTSIGGYASWTTLPSDGRFKSNVLADVKGLDFILRLRPVTYNVNVQALAEHLGEDRRVDANGKVETVLPSPETIAARAEKAAVRQTGFIAQEVDAAAQAVGFDFSGVDKMSDGDAMLGLRYAEFVVPLVKAVQEQQAIIERLEKRIAELERR from the coding sequence GTGCTGAATGGTACGACGAACCCGGCCAGCGCTGTTGGTTCCAATGGGGACTTCTACCTCAACACCACCACCAGCACACTCTTCGGCCCGAAGGCAGCGGGCGCTTGGCCTGCCGGTGTTGCGCTCATCGGGCCTGTTGGTCCGCAAGGCCCTGCTGGACCTGCTGGCAGCTCGAACGCATGGGGCATCACGGGCAACACGGGCATGGTGTTGGGCACCAACTTCATTGGTAACACGGACAATGCACAGCTCGAGTTCCGCGTGAACAATGAACGCGGCGGCTTCGTGACGCCCAGCGGCACTTCAACATCCTTCGGTCACCGCGCGCTGATGGCGAACAGCGGAAGCAACAACACCGCCGTAGGCAAGAACACGCTGATGGCCAATACCACATCATCAGGGAATACGGCCATGGGTGCATTCGCCCAAGAGGGCAACATCACCGGTGCAAACAACACGGCACTCGGCAGCAACGCGCTACGCAGCAACGTGGATGGATTCTCCAACGTGGCGGTTGGAGCAGGTGCCATGCGCAACGCCGTAGCACGCTGGAATTGCGTTGCTGTTGGCGATAGTGCACTGCTCAATAACGGCATCGGCGCCACCTACGACCCGATCGACGGCCCTGCAGAAGCAGTGGAGCAGACCGCGGTCGGAAGCAAGGCGCTGTATGCGAACACAACGGGTACGCGCAACGTGGCCGTGGGCTTTGAAGCCCTACGCAACAACGTAAGCGGCGATGCCAACGTGGCGGTGGGCCGCAATGCCTTGCGCCTGAACACCAGCGGCGGCTCCAATACGGGTATTGGGATCAACGCATTGAGCAGCGTGGCAACACAGAGCGGGAATACCGCCCTGGGATCTTACGCGGGCAGTGGCCTTACCATGACGAACAGCTCTTATGTGGGCAACAATGCTTATCCGACCGTTGCAGGACTGAGCAATGCCACAGGACTTGGCTACCAAGCACGGCCCACTGCAAGCAACTCAGCGCGCGTGGGCAACACCGCCGTCACCAGCATCGGCGGCTACGCGAGCTGGACCACCCTGCCGAGCGATGGCCGTTTCAAGAGCAATGTGCTCGCCGATGTGAAGGGCCTCGACTTCATCCTGCGCCTGCGACCTGTGACCTACAACGTGAATGTGCAGGCGCTGGCAGAACACCTCGGTGAAGACCGCCGAGTGGATGCCAACGGCAAGGTGGAGACCGTGCTGCCAAGTCCGGAGACTATCGCCGCCCGAGCGGAGAAAGCCGCCGTGCGCCAAACCGGCTTCATCGCCCAAGAGGTGGATGCTGCCGCACAAGCCGTGGGCTTCGACTTCAGCGGGGTGGACAAGATGAGCGACGGCGACGCCATGCTCGGCCTCCGCTACGCCGAATTCGTAGTTCCCCTGGTGAAAGCGGTGCAGGAGCAGCAAGCGATCATTGAACGGCTGGAGAAGCGCATCGCAGAGCTGGAGCGACGTTAA
- a CDS encoding T9SS type A sorting domain-containing protein, whose amino-acid sequence MRSLLVLLPLAAPIAGTAQTVVSGGGGHHANATTRISYTIGEPVIATAGASNVVLTQGFHQPWADISTPVHDTPANTSVINVYPNPVSHTLHIACEDAADAQQYFLHDAAGRLVNEGRITSAITDLDMEAYASGGYILRVLGNDDTTLKSFKISITH is encoded by the coding sequence ATGCGATCCCTACTCGTTCTCCTTCCGCTCGCAGCTCCGATCGCCGGAACTGCACAGACCGTGGTCTCCGGCGGTGGTGGTCATCATGCCAATGCCACGACCCGTATCTCCTACACCATCGGGGAACCGGTGATCGCCACGGCAGGTGCCAGCAATGTGGTTCTCACCCAAGGCTTTCATCAACCCTGGGCCGACATCTCCACCCCTGTCCATGATACCCCGGCGAACACCAGCGTCATCAACGTGTACCCGAACCCGGTATCGCACACCCTGCACATCGCATGTGAAGACGCTGCGGACGCACAGCAGTACTTCCTGCACGACGCTGCAGGACGCTTGGTGAACGAAGGACGCATCACATCCGCGATCACCGATCTCGATATGGAAGCCTACGCTAGTGGAGGTTACATCCTGCGTGTGCTAGGCAACGACGATACCACCCTGAAGTCCTTCAAGATCTCCATCACCCACTAA
- a CDS encoding response regulator transcription factor has product MASAPVRIVIVEDDDELRELLRRRIERADGLQLVRTYASGDAFLEHIEELTAQVVLMDINMPGKSGIDCVREAKVVKPEVQYLMLTIFENPAYIFQALCAGATGYLLKSTTTEELLEAIHDIHNGGSPMNSAIARLVVSSFQQETRQQINDELLTDREKGVLDGLASGLQYKEIAAKAGISTETVRVHVRRIYSKLQVNGRMEAVRKVYPGR; this is encoded by the coding sequence ATGGCAAGCGCCCCGGTCCGTATCGTCATCGTGGAGGACGATGATGAACTGCGCGAATTGCTACGTCGCCGTATCGAACGGGCCGATGGGCTTCAACTCGTGCGTACGTATGCCAGTGGCGATGCGTTCCTGGAACACATCGAAGAGCTGACGGCGCAGGTGGTGCTGATGGACATCAATATGCCCGGTAAGAGCGGGATCGATTGCGTGCGCGAAGCCAAGGTGGTGAAGCCCGAGGTGCAATACCTGATGCTCACCATCTTCGAGAACCCGGCCTACATCTTCCAGGCCCTCTGTGCCGGTGCCACGGGTTACCTGTTGAAAAGCACCACCACAGAAGAACTGCTCGAAGCGATCCACGACATCCACAATGGAGGATCGCCCATGAACAGCGCCATCGCTCGTTTGGTGGTGAGCAGCTTCCAGCAGGAGACCCGGCAACAGATCAACGACGAGCTGCTCACCGACCGGGAGAAAGGCGTACTCGATGGCCTCGCCTCCGGATTGCAGTATAAAGAGATCGCCGCAAAAGCGGGTATCAGCACGGAGACCGTACGTGTGCACGTGCGGCGCATCTACAGCAAACTGCAGGTGAACGGGCGTATGGAGGCCGTGCGCAAGGTCTACCCCGGGCGATAG
- a CDS encoding tetratricopeptide repeat protein yields the protein MRMLAPVLFLLCAAASVLAQDSTLIAVESLFPANGKAGRWTDTVRVDQLLDSAKAWVATGETERSYRAARLAADAITAIDDGGDKRLLDQRALQAAKVEGVAHHYAGRYAEALAAFTTMERVAERMGNDKLRAAAMNYQAYQYRATDDIPRAKSLTLQALAILDKLPEDGNLANTYSGLGTILFDEADRDSALLIQRKTLAITERMELLNHAALCRMDIAEIHMKEERFDSALHYLRMAAAELRNDENLGQRCIYLGQLARALCGVGKYQEARSILLEAERIALELENNEYRSRTYELLALVASATGESAQALSYLDKARTAHTNDLDIEKTQAITEVRMKAEQEREAERVAAELAEEKRKKRNALLGGGLILVIAALGFGLYRNSARSALAMRAKNEELVRAQEQLIISEKEREASEVRTRIARDVHDQLGSDLTKLAMLSSEVGIVLKNDPVALARTARDIERVAAEANRSLGDIVWAIDPHHDSLAGLTERVRAHAERMLEWSHVKYTIDCVHEGPDVTLDPGTKRDVYLILREGLNNAIKYAKAEHIGVVMRTDQRSIRLVVEDDGKGMGDKEQASGHGLSNMRARAERIGARLSLDGTKGTRLQLDLALTT from the coding sequence ATGAGGATGCTCGCTCCTGTCCTGTTCCTGCTTTGCGCAGCAGCATCAGTCCTTGCACAGGACAGTACCCTCATCGCAGTGGAGTCGCTTTTCCCCGCGAACGGAAAGGCGGGCCGATGGACCGATACCGTGCGGGTCGATCAGCTGTTGGACAGTGCGAAAGCGTGGGTGGCCACCGGCGAAACGGAACGATCGTACAGGGCAGCGCGCCTCGCTGCCGACGCGATCACCGCCATCGACGACGGCGGTGACAAGAGGCTGCTGGACCAGCGCGCCTTGCAAGCCGCCAAGGTCGAAGGGGTCGCCCACCACTATGCCGGCCGGTATGCCGAAGCCTTGGCGGCCTTCACCACCATGGAACGTGTGGCCGAGCGCATGGGCAATGACAAGTTGCGGGCGGCCGCCATGAACTACCAGGCCTATCAATACCGCGCCACGGACGACATCCCCCGTGCGAAATCACTCACGCTCCAAGCGTTGGCCATCCTGGACAAGCTGCCCGAGGATGGTAACCTGGCCAACACCTATTCGGGACTCGGGACCATCCTCTTCGATGAGGCGGACCGGGATAGCGCATTGCTCATTCAACGCAAGACTCTCGCCATCACCGAGCGTATGGAGCTCCTCAACCATGCGGCGCTGTGCCGCATGGACATCGCCGAGATCCACATGAAAGAGGAGCGCTTCGACAGTGCCTTGCACTACTTGCGAATGGCCGCCGCGGAGCTCCGGAACGATGAGAATCTCGGCCAACGGTGCATCTACCTCGGTCAGTTGGCACGAGCCCTTTGTGGCGTCGGCAAGTATCAAGAGGCGCGTTCGATACTGCTGGAAGCCGAACGTATCGCCCTTGAGCTGGAGAACAACGAGTACCGATCCCGTACCTACGAACTGCTCGCGCTGGTGGCAAGCGCCACCGGAGAAAGTGCACAGGCCTTGTCCTATCTGGACAAAGCCCGAACAGCTCACACGAACGACCTCGATATCGAAAAGACACAGGCGATCACCGAAGTGCGCATGAAGGCGGAGCAGGAACGCGAGGCCGAGAGGGTGGCCGCTGAACTGGCTGAGGAAAAGCGCAAGAAGCGCAATGCACTGCTCGGCGGCGGTCTAATTCTTGTCATCGCCGCGCTCGGGTTCGGCCTCTACCGCAACAGCGCACGCAGCGCCCTTGCCATGCGCGCCAAGAATGAAGAACTGGTGCGCGCACAGGAGCAATTGATCATCAGCGAAAAGGAACGTGAAGCCTCCGAAGTGCGCACCCGTATCGCCCGCGACGTGCACGACCAACTCGGCAGCGACCTTACCAAACTCGCCATGCTGAGCAGTGAGGTGGGCATCGTACTGAAGAACGATCCCGTTGCGCTGGCACGTACCGCACGGGATATCGAACGTGTCGCTGCCGAAGCCAATCGATCGCTCGGCGATATCGTTTGGGCCATCGACCCGCACCACGACTCGCTCGCCGGGCTTACCGAACGGGTGCGTGCCCATGCCGAACGGATGCTCGAATGGAGCCACGTCAAGTACACGATAGACTGCGTGCATGAAGGGCCCGATGTGACCCTTGATCCAGGAACGAAAAGGGACGTCTACCTCATCCTGCGGGAAGGGCTGAACAATGCGATCAAATATGCCAAGGCGGAGCATATCGGGGTGGTGATGCGTACCGACCAACGGTCCATTCGCCTGGTGGTGGAGGATGATGGCAAAGGAATGGGCGACAAGGAACAGGCGAGTGGTCATGGTCTGTCCAATATGCGGGCACGTGCCGAACGCATCGGTGCACGCTTGAGCTTAGATGGTACCAAGGGCACCCGGCTCCAGCTGGACCTTGCCCTCACCACTTGA
- a CDS encoding sensor histidine kinase has protein sequence MDRSRPDSIRFTAFYDLTWDGYLFNAPDTAEVMARNLQRDARTKGNTVFEARASELLAAVWYVRGDMRTALSHYDTALVLHRRNGDAEGQADVISNMGSMLSYLGELDSALTLYEEGLALHERLADSTSIANDLNAIGRVQMLRGDHGKAVDLYQQSLHIQELLGNKRGICTSLANLGGLYLNQSDWNEALGYYRRAAAMAEELDDQHQLGKQLEEIGSCLEELGDTTGSMQAYRRSEVIRLAIGDHHGLVNVRNRLATLLLEQHRPSEAKALFEQNVAMARAEDLPYGLGNALVGLSTMLLREGNPARALAMAEAADSAATRAEELNLQRDAAAARYAALKALGRWQEALTVHERVVLLNDSILREENQRELLRSGFKYAYERAAESDSLRHVAERRWTEAKHREQRTWLLALLAIAAILGTAAWLRWRYTARAKRAIEAAQEKLVVSERAREAAEVRTRIARDVHDQLGSDLTKLALLSSEAKALANEDPTALSELAADMERVSTEANRSLGDIVWAVDPHHDSLAGLTERVRAHCERMLQWSHVAHTIDCGHEGPDTSLDPATKRDIYLILREALNNAIKYANAEHIRVVFKTSASFVQFEVCDDGIGMSGAPMSGHGLKNMRHRAEHIGGSLTIASDAGSGTCIRFRVDLSPA, from the coding sequence TTGGACCGGTCCAGGCCGGACAGCATCCGATTCACCGCATTCTACGACCTCACCTGGGACGGTTACCTCTTCAACGCTCCGGATACCGCCGAGGTGATGGCGCGCAACCTGCAACGCGATGCCCGGACGAAGGGCAACACCGTCTTCGAAGCCAGGGCCAGTGAACTCCTCGCTGCCGTGTGGTACGTGCGTGGCGATATGCGCACGGCATTGTCGCATTACGACACGGCGCTCGTACTCCATCGGCGCAATGGCGATGCCGAAGGACAGGCCGACGTGATCAGCAACATGGGCAGTATGCTCTCGTACCTCGGGGAATTGGACTCCGCGCTTACGCTCTACGAAGAAGGCCTCGCACTTCATGAGCGTTTGGCCGACAGCACCAGCATCGCCAACGACCTCAACGCTATCGGACGCGTGCAAATGCTCCGCGGCGATCATGGCAAGGCCGTGGACCTCTACCAACAAAGCCTGCATATCCAGGAACTGCTTGGCAACAAGCGCGGCATCTGCACCTCGCTGGCCAACCTCGGCGGCCTGTACCTCAATCAGAGCGACTGGAACGAGGCGCTCGGGTACTACCGTCGTGCAGCAGCGATGGCGGAGGAACTCGATGACCAGCATCAACTGGGCAAGCAACTGGAGGAGATCGGCTCATGCCTCGAAGAGCTGGGCGATACCACCGGATCGATGCAAGCCTACCGCCGCAGCGAAGTGATCAGACTGGCCATCGGCGACCACCACGGACTGGTGAACGTGCGCAACCGCTTGGCAACGCTTCTGCTCGAACAACACCGGCCCAGTGAAGCCAAAGCCCTCTTCGAGCAGAACGTGGCGATGGCCCGTGCAGAAGACCTGCCATACGGGTTGGGCAATGCGCTGGTGGGCTTGAGCACTATGCTGCTTCGGGAAGGCAACCCCGCCCGTGCGCTCGCAATGGCCGAAGCCGCCGATAGCGCCGCTACACGCGCCGAGGAGCTGAACCTGCAGCGCGATGCTGCCGCTGCGCGATATGCGGCCTTGAAGGCGCTCGGTCGCTGGCAAGAAGCACTAACGGTGCACGAGCGGGTCGTGCTGCTGAACGATAGCATCCTCCGCGAAGAGAACCAGCGCGAATTGTTGCGCAGCGGGTTCAAGTACGCCTATGAGCGCGCTGCGGAATCTGACAGCCTGCGCCATGTGGCCGAACGAAGGTGGACCGAAGCGAAGCATCGTGAACAACGGACGTGGCTACTCGCCTTGCTGGCGATCGCCGCAATACTGGGCACTGCAGCCTGGCTGCGCTGGCGGTACACGGCCCGGGCCAAACGCGCCATCGAAGCCGCACAGGAGAAACTCGTGGTGAGCGAACGCGCACGCGAAGCCGCCGAAGTGCGAACGCGCATCGCTCGTGATGTACATGACCAATTGGGTAGCGACCTCACGAAACTCGCCCTGCTCAGCAGTGAAGCGAAGGCCTTGGCCAACGAGGACCCGACGGCGCTTTCCGAATTGGCCGCAGACATGGAACGCGTTTCCACTGAAGCGAACCGCTCACTTGGCGACATCGTCTGGGCCGTGGACCCCCATCACGATTCGCTGGCGGGACTCACCGAACGTGTGCGCGCCCATTGTGAACGTATGCTCCAGTGGAGCCATGTGGCCCATACCATCGATTGCGGGCATGAAGGTCCCGACACATCCTTGGACCCTGCCACCAAACGCGATATCTACTTGATCCTCCGCGAGGCCCTGAACAATGCCATCAAATACGCGAATGCAGAACACATCCGTGTGGTCTTCAAGACATCCGCATCGTTCGTCCAGTTCGAGGTGTGCGATGATGGCATTGGAATGAGCGGTGCCCCCATGAGCGGTCATGGACTCAAGAACATGCGCCATCGGGCTGAACACATCGGCGGCTCATTGACCATTGCCAGCGATGCCGGATCAGGAACGTGCATACGGTTCCGCGTGGACCTATCGCCCGCTTAA
- a CDS encoding tetratricopeptide repeat protein — translation MQRELANTRLSDADRTRKLERLAWYQRDTDPVSAMEAAQEAIALAERLNDPSLLGSAITRRVAARQTSGYYGGEAAELARAVQLLTQHGPQEDLGYAHWCLHIDRCEEAGEDSVALVHYAKALEAFERHRSATGLYWALSVTKYGGSADPETVQRASDRIAEVITASRDTFLLIQLQLDSAMEAITTEAFMRTLHHCAVAEALIQRTGALLHERAACRMRAFAANELADQDLALRNALRAHTLSKALRSNAMIVETGRELAELHIDFGDRASALEHLKEALDLLEGVEQAHVKATLLGTYGACLLELGRLDTALRSLQRALELVRGPQAIYMVQGERVEEAAILLDLGKVCRRLGRFGQARAYIEEGLALAQHPGLRIDRAWLRVEQARILAHGDAADRRAALGDLDTLITLAAREGWLETWRDALFAQHEVHQANGSAPEALASLRLYLTAKDSLLDLERIKDLNALNVRFASERKDAELEELSATNAAQESELAAHRRRNLVLAAGFGVVAVVGALLFLLLRNARRSRRALAEKNAAILEAQARLLESERAREASEVRTRIARDVHDQLGSDLTKLVLLSTEARELAQSDVRAVPALADDIERIAGEANRSLGDIVWSIDPHHDSVAGLTERVRAHAERMLKWSKVLHSIECTHEGADRTLDPAVKRDIYLIIREALNNAIKYAKAAHIRVMFRTSATRAEFQVEDDGIGMDANRGHGNGMGNMRARAERLGGTLQVRSGAGTGTLLTFAVVLPPEPHA, via the coding sequence TTGCAACGAGAGCTGGCCAACACGCGCCTGAGCGATGCCGACCGGACGCGCAAGCTGGAACGCCTGGCGTGGTACCAGCGCGATACGGACCCGGTGAGCGCGATGGAGGCCGCACAGGAGGCGATCGCGCTAGCCGAGCGCCTCAACGACCCTTCGTTGCTGGGTAGTGCGATCACGCGCCGGGTGGCGGCCAGGCAGACGAGCGGATACTATGGCGGCGAGGCGGCGGAGCTGGCACGGGCCGTGCAACTGCTCACCCAGCACGGACCACAGGAGGACCTGGGTTACGCGCATTGGTGCCTGCACATCGACCGCTGCGAGGAAGCTGGCGAGGACAGCGTGGCGCTTGTGCACTACGCCAAGGCGCTCGAAGCGTTCGAGCGCCACCGTTCGGCCACGGGCCTCTACTGGGCACTGAGCGTTACCAAGTATGGTGGATCGGCCGACCCGGAAACGGTGCAACGTGCCAGCGATCGCATCGCGGAGGTCATCACCGCCTCGCGCGACACCTTCCTGCTCATCCAGCTGCAGCTGGACAGTGCCATGGAGGCCATCACCACCGAGGCGTTCATGCGCACCCTGCACCATTGCGCCGTTGCGGAAGCGCTCATCCAGCGCACCGGCGCGCTCCTGCACGAGCGCGCGGCCTGCCGCATGCGCGCCTTCGCCGCGAACGAACTGGCCGATCAGGACCTGGCCCTGCGGAACGCCCTTCGGGCACACACACTGTCCAAGGCGCTGCGGTCGAACGCCATGATCGTGGAGACCGGCCGGGAGCTCGCGGAGCTCCACATCGACTTCGGTGATCGCGCCTCAGCGCTGGAGCATCTGAAGGAGGCGCTCGACCTCCTGGAGGGGGTCGAACAGGCGCACGTCAAGGCGACGCTGCTGGGCACCTATGGTGCCTGCCTCCTGGAGCTGGGCAGGCTGGATACCGCGTTGCGGTCCCTGCAGCGGGCGCTGGAACTGGTGCGCGGCCCGCAGGCGATCTACATGGTGCAGGGCGAGCGCGTGGAGGAAGCGGCCATCCTGTTGGACCTGGGCAAGGTATGCCGTCGGCTGGGGCGCTTCGGGCAGGCCCGGGCCTACATCGAGGAGGGCCTCGCGCTCGCCCAACATCCCGGGCTGCGCATCGATCGGGCGTGGCTGCGGGTGGAACAAGCGCGGATCCTGGCGCATGGCGATGCGGCCGATCGCCGTGCCGCGCTTGGCGACCTGGACACCCTCATCACCCTAGCTGCCCGCGAAGGCTGGCTGGAGACCTGGCGCGATGCCCTGTTCGCACAGCACGAAGTGCACCAGGCGAATGGCAGCGCGCCGGAGGCACTCGCTTCCCTGCGGCTTTACCTCACCGCCAAGGACAGCCTGTTGGACCTCGAACGCATCAAGGACCTGAACGCCTTGAACGTCCGCTTCGCCTCGGAACGCAAGGATGCCGAACTGGAAGAGCTGTCCGCCACGAACGCCGCGCAGGAAAGCGAGCTCGCGGCCCACCGCCGGCGTAACCTCGTGCTTGCCGCGGGCTTCGGCGTGGTGGCCGTGGTGGGTGCGCTCCTCTTCCTGCTCCTGCGCAACGCACGCCGCAGCCGCCGTGCGCTCGCGGAGAAGAACGCGGCCATCCTGGAGGCGCAGGCCCGGCTGTTGGAGAGCGAGCGGGCGCGCGAGGCCTCCGAAGTACGCACACGCATCGCGCGCGACGTGCACGACCAGCTCGGCAGCGACCTCACCAAGCTTGTGCTGCTGAGCACCGAGGCCAGGGAGCTCGCGCAGAGCGATGTACGGGCCGTGCCCGCCCTGGCCGACGACATCGAGCGCATCGCCGGGGAGGCCAACCGCTCCCTGGGCGACATCGTCTGGTCCATCGACCCGCACCACGACTCGGTCGCGGGGCTCACCGAGCGCGTGCGCGCCCATGCCGAGCGCATGCTCAAGTGGAGCAAGGTGCTGCACAGCATCGAATGCACGCACGAAGGCGCGGATCGGACGCTGGACCCGGCGGTGAAGCGCGACATCTACCTGATCATCCGCGAAGCACTGAACAACGCGATCAAGTATGCCAAGGCCGCGCATATCCGCGTGATGTTCCGAACCTCGGCCACGCGCGCCGAGTTCCAGGTGGAGGACGACGGGATCGGAATGGATGCGAACCGCGGTCACGGGAACGGCATGGGGAACATGCGGGCGCGGGCAGAGCGCCTGGGTGGAACGCTCCAGGTACGGAGCGGGGCTGGAACTGGAACATTGCTCACCTTCGCGGTCGTTTTGCCGCCCGAACCGCATGCGTGA
- a CDS encoding response regulator — MPVRILVVEDEAIVRRDIEQTLRQLGHAVVGTAADGQGAIDRAEADRPDLVLMDIMLKGDMSGIEAAMVIGEQLGIPVIFLTAYSDETTISRARIAEPYGYMVKPFKAVEVQASIEMALHKHAHDAELRRERDQLHELATREAAGPLFLKHGGRQVRVPLEDVYYISALKDYFSVHVKDKRYIVHGTMKSIESRLPADKFLRVHRSFIVRLDRIEAIEAPHVIMEDGKGSIPIGDSYYAKLLERVAGS; from the coding sequence ATGCCGGTACGGATCCTGGTGGTGGAGGATGAGGCCATCGTGCGCCGCGACATCGAGCAGACCCTGCGGCAGCTGGGCCATGCGGTGGTAGGCACGGCTGCTGACGGGCAGGGGGCCATTGACCGGGCGGAGGCCGACCGGCCTGACCTGGTGCTCATGGACATCATGCTCAAGGGCGACATGAGCGGCATCGAGGCGGCCATGGTCATCGGCGAGCAGCTGGGGATCCCCGTCATCTTCCTCACGGCCTATAGCGACGAGACGACCATCAGCCGGGCGCGCATCGCCGAGCCCTATGGATATATGGTGAAGCCTTTCAAGGCGGTGGAGGTGCAGGCGAGCATCGAGATGGCCCTCCACAAGCACGCCCACGATGCGGAGCTGCGCCGGGAGCGCGATCAGCTGCACGAGCTGGCCACCCGGGAGGCCGCCGGTCCGCTCTTCCTCAAGCACGGCGGCCGCCAGGTGCGGGTACCGCTTGAGGATGTCTACTACATCTCGGCCCTGAAGGACTACTTCTCGGTGCATGTGAAGGACAAGCGCTACATCGTGCATGGCACCATGAAGAGCATCGAGTCGCGGCTGCCAGCGGACAAGTTCTTGCGGGTGCACCGCAGCTTCATCGTTCGGCTCGACCGCATCGAGGCCATCGAGGCACCCCATGTGATCATGGAGGATGGCAAGGGCTCCATCCCCATCGGCGACTCCTACTACGCCAAGCTCCTGGAGCGGGTGGCGGGCTCCTGA
- a CDS encoding TetR/AcrR family transcriptional regulator, with the protein MDPKKQEILDQALKLFMRLGIKSLTMDDVATQLRVSKKTLYGHFTDKNDLVEQVVTAVCGFHRDTINAICARGLNAIDENEEITRFIVAQVGNMHPSVQFDLQKYHPRAWEIMEQREQEDIHTCVSTNLRKGIAEGLYREDLDVEVITRLYIARIDSTWDGRVFPTDRFNLSDVLWKHFEYHIRGIASKKGVAYLEKKAKKERA; encoded by the coding sequence ATGGACCCCAAGAAACAGGAGATCCTGGACCAGGCGCTGAAGCTGTTCATGCGCCTGGGAATCAAGAGCCTGACCATGGATGACGTGGCCACGCAGCTGCGCGTGAGCAAGAAGACGCTTTACGGGCACTTCACGGACAAGAACGACCTGGTGGAGCAGGTGGTGACGGCGGTGTGCGGCTTCCATCGCGACACCATCAACGCCATCTGCGCGCGCGGGCTCAACGCCATCGATGAGAACGAGGAGATCACCCGCTTCATCGTGGCGCAGGTGGGCAACATGCACCCCAGCGTGCAGTTCGACCTGCAGAAGTACCACCCCAGGGCCTGGGAGATCATGGAGCAGCGCGAGCAGGAAGACATCCACACCTGCGTGAGCACCAACCTGCGCAAGGGCATCGCCGAAGGGCTATACCGCGAGGACCTCGATGTGGAGGTGATCACGCGCCTCTACATCGCCCGCATCGATTCCACCTGGGACGGCCGGGTGTTCCCCACCGACCGGTTCAACCTGAGCGACGTGCTCTGGAAGCACTTCGAGTATCACATCCGCGGCATCGCCAGCAAGAAGGGCGTAGCCTACCTGGAGAAGAAAGCCAAGAAAGAACGCGCCTGA